One Megasphaera elsdenii DSM 20460 genomic window carries:
- a CDS encoding sodium:solute symporter family protein has product MGTTGIQVFIILVYIGVLFGISWYVKHKAAASTEAYVLAGRKLTTPLIMVSIVGLAVGGASTIGVAEQAYKVGLSAGWYTAAWGIGAIVMGLTVAKKYRQLNITTVPELLERYYDRRSMVAGIGCQVLVQLVIMSLQYVAGGAILAALMPNIFTPVTGMLTSAVVFIGITLIGGMWSASQSNVLNVTLQYIGITVAAFLILSMAGGIDVVAIQAPSITSMDLISGVGPMTIVTWIVVLITVNVSLQAIIQISLGAKDVQTARKGFIIGGLVMLPVGFIAALLGVIAAEMYPAISPTTALPKLIMSLNPWIAGVTLASLWAADVSTACNLLLSAATLYSHDIHKQFIDPNMSDKKYMTVTRISVLLLGLLTLGFALTISGIISTLMAGLSLMTAFAVIVLMTMYAPKYCSRQAAFYTILASIIVLVAWMFVPAVRVLPHVIYAEWIVCAVTFCGISFVSKKAIATDGLVEEAKTVGAPAQH; this is encoded by the coding sequence ATGGGAACCACAGGGATTCAAGTCTTCATTATTTTAGTGTACATCGGCGTTCTCTTCGGTATCAGCTGGTATGTCAAGCATAAGGCTGCCGCTTCGACGGAAGCTTACGTATTGGCTGGCCGTAAATTGACGACGCCCCTCATCATGGTGTCTATCGTCGGCCTGGCTGTCGGCGGGGCTTCGACTATCGGCGTTGCCGAACAGGCCTACAAAGTCGGTCTGTCGGCCGGTTGGTATACGGCTGCCTGGGGCATCGGGGCCATCGTCATGGGCCTGACGGTCGCCAAGAAGTATCGTCAGCTCAACATTACGACGGTGCCGGAATTGTTGGAACGGTATTATGACCGCCGCAGCATGGTTGCCGGTATTGGCTGTCAGGTTTTGGTCCAGCTGGTCATCATGAGCTTGCAGTACGTCGCCGGCGGCGCTATCCTGGCCGCTTTGATGCCGAACATCTTCACGCCGGTTACGGGGATGCTCACCAGTGCCGTCGTCTTCATCGGCATTACCCTCATCGGTGGTATGTGGTCGGCCAGCCAGTCTAACGTCCTCAATGTTACCTTGCAGTACATCGGTATTACCGTCGCTGCTTTCCTTATCCTGAGCATGGCCGGCGGTATCGACGTCGTCGCTATCCAGGCTCCGTCCATTACGTCCATGGACCTCATCAGCGGTGTCGGCCCCATGACTATTGTCACGTGGATCGTCGTCCTCATTACGGTCAATGTTTCGCTTCAGGCTATTATCCAGATTTCCCTGGGTGCCAAGGATGTCCAGACGGCCCGCAAAGGCTTCATCATCGGCGGCCTGGTCATGCTGCCCGTTGGCTTCATCGCAGCACTCCTCGGCGTCATCGCTGCCGAAATGTATCCGGCTATTTCGCCGACGACGGCTTTGCCGAAACTCATCATGTCCCTCAATCCCTGGATTGCCGGCGTGACGTTGGCTTCGCTGTGGGCTGCCGATGTCAGCACGGCTTGCAATCTCCTGCTGTCGGCTGCGACGCTCTATTCCCATGATATTCATAAACAGTTCATCGACCCCAATATGTCCGATAAGAAATACATGACCGTTACCCGTATTTCTGTCCTGCTCCTGGGCCTGCTGACCTTGGGCTTCGCCCTGACCATCAGCGGCATCATTTCGACCCTCATGGCCGGCTTGTCGCTTATGACGGCTTTCGCAGTCATCGTCCTCATGACCATGTATGCACCGAAATATTGCTCCAGACAGGCTGCGTTCTACACGATTTTGGCTTCCATCATCGTCCTCGTCGCCTGGATGTTCGTACCGGCTGTCCGCGTACTGCCGCACGTCATCTATGCCGAATGGATCGTCTGCGCCGTCACTTTCTGCGGCATCAGCTTCGTATCCAAGAAAGCCATCGCAACAGACGGCCTCGTAGAAGAAGCCAAGACTGTCGGCGCACCGGCACAGCATTAG
- a CDS encoding type II secretion system protein GspD: MVVNEWKKWLAVSVCCLCPWTAGAVDVQVQDVPTRTVLEGLARSGNINLVVDDSVQGALTMNLHDVTLEEALQAIADSQGLYYEKSGLIRTMTGPKAGKGVKTFHTWSLRYADPAVLKEAVQAAVPEADVRCHSDTNTLVVGGTHQVQAAVHSLVKRLDVPARQVDVSVEVASVDDSLLKQTGMEWNWSTVEGGADHDVFSLAGTIHALEEKGRAQILASPHMVASNGREAHILIGDKVPVQTEHLSGKETAVSTTYEEAGIKLTYTPQIHPDNSVTAQLVAEVSTPVFVPEMKAYRIATRQARTVVRLRDGEPLVIGGLIRREEVEHFRKVPILASLPVLGKLFRYHYKSHKNTEIVLVLKSHVLLDS; this comes from the coding sequence ATGGTTGTGAATGAATGGAAAAAGTGGCTGGCTGTCAGCGTCTGTTGCCTTTGTCCCTGGACAGCGGGAGCCGTCGATGTACAGGTCCAGGATGTGCCGACGCGGACGGTACTGGAAGGACTGGCCAGGTCAGGGAATATCAATCTCGTCGTCGATGACAGCGTGCAGGGGGCATTGACGATGAACCTCCACGATGTCACCTTGGAAGAGGCCTTGCAGGCTATTGCCGACAGCCAAGGCTTGTACTATGAAAAATCCGGACTTATCCGGACGATGACCGGACCCAAAGCGGGAAAAGGCGTCAAGACGTTCCACACCTGGTCTCTGCGCTATGCCGACCCGGCCGTTTTGAAAGAAGCTGTCCAGGCGGCGGTACCGGAAGCCGATGTGCGCTGTCATAGTGATACGAATACCCTCGTCGTCGGCGGGACCCACCAAGTGCAGGCCGCTGTTCATTCCCTGGTGAAGCGCCTCGATGTGCCGGCGCGGCAAGTTGATGTTTCTGTAGAGGTCGCCTCCGTCGATGACAGCCTGTTGAAACAGACCGGTATGGAATGGAATTGGTCGACGGTGGAAGGCGGAGCGGACCACGATGTCTTTTCCCTGGCCGGGACAATCCACGCCCTCGAAGAAAAGGGACGGGCTCAGATTCTGGCTTCGCCGCATATGGTGGCCAGCAATGGCCGGGAAGCGCACATCCTCATCGGCGATAAGGTTCCCGTCCAGACAGAGCATCTGTCTGGCAAGGAGACGGCTGTGAGCACGACTTACGAAGAGGCGGGCATAAAATTGACCTATACTCCGCAGATCCATCCGGATAACTCGGTGACGGCCCAGTTGGTGGCAGAAGTGAGTACGCCTGTGTTTGTACCGGAAATGAAGGCCTACCGCATTGCGACGCGCCAGGCCCGGACGGTCGTGCGTCTGCGCGATGGCGAGCCCTTGGTCATTGGTGGTCTGATCCGCCGGGAAGAGGTGGAGCATTTCCGCAAGGTACCCATTCTGGCGTCATTGCCGGTGTTGGGGAAATTGTTTCGTTATCACTATAAGTCGCATAAAAACACAGAAATTGTTTTGGTTCTCAAGTCTCACGTTTTACTTGATTCGTAG
- the galE gene encoding UDP-glucose 4-epimerase GalE: MNILVTGGAGYIGSHTVKALLAQGHDVVVIDNLSRGHRAAVPEEIPFYVVDIHDIDRVQHIMEDMNIDAVMHFAAHSQVGESMENPTIYYDNNVVGSYSLLEAVRRAGVKYFVFSSTAAVYGEPEQTPITEDMPYHPTNVYGQTKLMIETMLAQFSRAYGLRYVALRYFNAAGADGSGTIGEDHTPETHLIPLILQTALGQRDSIKIFGTDYPTPDGTCIRDYIHVTDLADAHVRVLQYLAEGGESQYFNLGSQNGFSVREMIEAAKKVTGKDFKVEEAPRRAGDPAILIAGSEKIRRVTGWQPTHSKVEQIIADAWNWHQHHPQGYGDKK, encoded by the coding sequence ATGAATATTCTCGTTACAGGCGGCGCTGGCTACATCGGCAGCCACACGGTCAAAGCTTTATTGGCTCAAGGCCACGACGTCGTCGTTATCGATAATCTTTCCCGCGGCCATCGAGCAGCCGTCCCGGAAGAAATCCCTTTTTACGTCGTCGACATCCATGACATCGACCGGGTACAGCACATCATGGAAGACATGAACATCGACGCTGTCATGCACTTCGCCGCCCATAGCCAGGTCGGCGAATCCATGGAAAACCCGACGATTTACTATGATAACAACGTCGTCGGCTCATACAGCCTCTTGGAAGCCGTACGCCGGGCCGGCGTCAAATACTTCGTCTTCTCGTCGACGGCCGCCGTCTATGGCGAACCGGAACAGACGCCGATCACGGAAGACATGCCCTACCATCCGACCAACGTCTACGGCCAGACCAAGCTCATGATCGAAACCATGCTGGCCCAGTTCAGCCGGGCTTACGGCCTGCGCTACGTGGCCCTGCGCTACTTCAATGCCGCCGGGGCCGATGGAAGCGGCACCATCGGGGAAGACCATACCCCGGAAACACACCTCATCCCCTTGATCCTGCAGACGGCCCTGGGCCAGCGGGACAGCATCAAAATCTTCGGCACGGACTATCCCACGCCCGACGGCACCTGTATCCGTGACTACATTCACGTCACAGACCTCGCAGACGCCCACGTAAGGGTCCTCCAGTATCTCGCCGAAGGGGGAGAATCGCAGTACTTCAACTTAGGCTCTCAGAACGGCTTCAGCGTCCGTGAAATGATCGAAGCCGCTAAGAAAGTCACAGGCAAAGACTTCAAAGTCGAAGAAGCACCGCGCCGCGCCGGCGACCCGGCCATCCTCATCGCCGGATCCGAAAAGATCCGCCGCGTCACAGGCTGGCAGCCGACACACAGCAAAGTAGAACAAATCATTGCCGATGCCTGGAACTGGCATCAGCATCATCCGCAGGGCTATGGAGATAAGAAATAA
- a CDS encoding amino acid ABC transporter ATP-binding protein, producing the protein MSFIEMDHIRKTFGSLEVLKDVTLHVETGEVISIIGPSGSGKSTFLRCLCQLETINSGSIVVDGRTMVSTPEGSQRAVYAPAAEVRAICRRMGMCFQHFNLFPHMTVLDNILEAPRIVKKMKTEDIMPKAEELLKKVGLWDKRDAYPSRLSGGQQQRVAIARALAMDPDIMLFDEPTSALDPELTGEVLRTIKQLADEHMTMIIVTHEMAFAKEVADRVIFMADGIIQEQGKPEDVFEHPQNERTQNFLKSMLHF; encoded by the coding sequence ATGAGTTTTATTGAAATGGACCATATCCGCAAGACCTTCGGCAGTCTCGAAGTCTTGAAAGACGTTACCCTCCACGTTGAAACGGGGGAAGTCATTTCCATCATCGGCCCGTCAGGGAGCGGCAAGAGTACCTTCCTGCGCTGTCTCTGTCAGTTGGAAACGATTAACAGCGGTTCCATCGTCGTCGACGGCCGGACCATGGTCAGTACGCCGGAAGGAAGCCAGCGTGCCGTCTATGCCCCGGCAGCCGAAGTCCGGGCCATCTGCCGCCGCATGGGCATGTGCTTCCAGCACTTCAACCTCTTCCCGCACATGACCGTTTTGGATAACATTCTGGAAGCGCCGCGCATCGTCAAGAAGATGAAGACCGAAGACATCATGCCCAAGGCCGAAGAACTCCTGAAGAAAGTCGGCCTCTGGGACAAACGCGATGCCTATCCGTCGCGCCTCTCCGGCGGCCAGCAGCAGCGTGTGGCCATTGCCCGCGCCCTGGCCATGGACCCGGACATCATGCTCTTCGACGAACCGACGAGTGCCCTCGATCCGGAACTGACCGGCGAAGTCCTGCGGACTATCAAACAGCTCGCCGATGAACACATGACCATGATCATCGTCACCCACGAAATGGCCTTCGCCAAGGAAGTCGCCGACCGGGTCATCTTCATGGCCGACGGCATCATCCAGGAACAAGGCAAACCGGAAGACGTCTTCGAACACCCGCAGAACGAACGGACCCAGAACTTCCTAAAATCCATGCTGCATTTTTGA
- a CDS encoding amino acid ABC transporter permease has translation MDYLFHIVPAVAVGLQITLKIFIITIILSLPLGILMAIGRISKIAILRKAMYAYIYVMRGTPLMLQILFIYYGLPFIIDGLKLPAFPAAIIAFVLNYAAYFAEIFRGGIQSIDRGQYEGAKVLGMTYVQTMRRIILPQVIKRVLPPVSNETINLLKDTSLVYILAMNDILRITRSIVQRDFDTTAFLVAAVFYLFFTFILTKVFGYLEKRYAVYDE, from the coding sequence ATGGACTATTTATTTCACATCGTGCCTGCCGTTGCCGTAGGCCTTCAGATTACCCTGAAAATTTTCATCATCACCATCATCCTGAGCCTGCCCTTGGGCATCCTCATGGCTATCGGCCGTATTTCCAAAATCGCCATCCTGCGCAAGGCCATGTACGCCTATATCTATGTCATGCGCGGCACGCCGCTCATGCTGCAGATCCTGTTCATCTACTATGGCCTGCCTTTCATCATCGACGGCCTGAAACTGCCGGCCTTCCCGGCGGCTATCATCGCCTTCGTCCTCAACTACGCCGCGTATTTTGCCGAAATCTTCCGCGGCGGCATCCAGTCCATCGACCGCGGCCAGTATGAAGGTGCCAAGGTCCTGGGCATGACTTACGTCCAGACCATGCGCCGCATCATCCTGCCCCAGGTCATCAAGCGCGTCCTGCCGCCGGTATCGAACGAAACGATCAACCTCCTCAAGGATACGTCCCTGGTCTACATCCTGGCCATGAACGACATCCTGCGCATTACCCGTTCCATCGTACAGCGCGACTTTGATACGACGGCCTTCCTGGTAGCGGCTGTCTTCTATCTGTTCTTTACCTTTATCCTGACTAAGGTCTTTGGATATCTGGAAAAACGCTATGCCGTTTACGATGAATAA
- a CDS encoding amino acid ABC transporter substrate-binding protein encodes MNWKKALAAGTLAVAAVTMIAGCGGNTDKQAAQKLPDKIVIGLDDNFPPMGFRDDSGQLVGFDIDLAQEASKRLGIPVEFKPIDWDSKEAALKSKQVDMLWNGLTITDERSQQIAFSKPYMNNAQLLVVRADSPVSDRAGLAGKVIGTQEGSSSIDALEKNAEFKDSLAEVKKYGDFVNAFMDLEIGRTDGILVDSVVGRYYMAKKPGKFKVIDDKMGDEKFGVGMRKEDTLLQDKLNDVLKQMSEDGTMTKLSQKWFNEDITIKVQ; translated from the coding sequence ATGAATTGGAAAAAAGCACTGGCTGCGGGCACCCTGGCTGTCGCAGCCGTTACCATGATCGCCGGCTGCGGCGGCAATACGGATAAACAGGCAGCACAGAAACTGCCCGATAAGATCGTCATCGGTCTCGACGACAACTTCCCGCCCATGGGTTTCCGCGATGACAGCGGTCAGCTCGTCGGCTTCGACATCGACCTGGCACAGGAAGCGTCCAAGCGCCTGGGCATCCCCGTCGAATTTAAGCCCATCGACTGGGACAGCAAGGAAGCGGCCCTCAAGAGCAAACAGGTCGACATGCTTTGGAACGGCTTGACCATCACGGACGAACGGTCTCAGCAGATTGCCTTTTCCAAGCCGTATATGAATAACGCTCAGCTCCTCGTCGTCCGCGCCGATTCGCCGGTTAGCGACCGGGCCGGCCTGGCAGGGAAAGTCATTGGCACCCAGGAAGGGAGCAGTTCCATCGACGCCCTGGAAAAGAACGCCGAATTCAAGGATTCCCTGGCAGAAGTCAAGAAATACGGTGACTTCGTCAATGCCTTCATGGACCTGGAAATCGGCCGTACCGACGGCATCCTCGTCGACAGCGTCGTCGGCCGTTACTACATGGCCAAGAAGCCGGGCAAATTCAAAGTCATCGACGACAAGATGGGCGACGAAAAATTCGGCGTCGGCATGCGCAAAGAAGATACGCTCTTGCAGGATAAACTCAACGACGTCTTGAAACAAATGAGCGAAGATGGTACAATGACTAAGTTGTCCCAGAAGTGGTTTAACGAAGATATTACCATTAAAGTACAGTAA
- a CDS encoding amino acid ABC transporter substrate-binding protein has product MEWRKYAAAGMAALLTATFVAGCGADKQTDKGATAQKGKIVIGLDDNFPPFGFHDESGELVGFDIDMAKEASKRLGMEVEFKPIDWDSKETELKSKKIDAIWNGLSITPEREQNILFSRPYENGPQILLVKNDSPIQGKADLAGKIVGTQQGSTGLEAIEAEPELRDSFKELKQYSDNVTSFMDLEVGRIDAVVVAQTTAAYFIKKNNAPFRIIDVGYPDIPSGVGMRKDDTELKARIDKVLEDMHNDGTSKKISEKWFGIDVTM; this is encoded by the coding sequence ATGGAATGGAGAAAATACGCAGCTGCCGGCATGGCGGCACTTCTGACAGCAACCTTCGTCGCCGGGTGCGGCGCTGACAAACAGACCGACAAGGGGGCGACGGCTCAAAAGGGGAAAATCGTCATCGGCCTCGATGATAACTTCCCGCCTTTCGGATTCCATGATGAAAGCGGCGAGCTCGTCGGCTTCGACATCGACATGGCCAAGGAAGCCAGCAAGCGCCTGGGCATGGAAGTCGAATTTAAGCCCATCGACTGGGACAGCAAGGAAACGGAACTGAAGAGCAAGAAAATCGATGCCATCTGGAACGGCCTGTCCATCACGCCGGAACGGGAACAGAACATCCTCTTCTCCCGGCCTTATGAAAACGGCCCGCAGATCCTGTTAGTCAAGAACGACTCGCCCATCCAGGGCAAGGCCGACCTGGCCGGCAAGATCGTCGGCACCCAGCAGGGCAGCACTGGGTTGGAAGCCATCGAAGCCGAACCGGAACTGCGCGATTCCTTCAAGGAATTGAAACAGTATTCGGATAACGTCACGTCCTTCATGGACCTGGAAGTCGGCCGCATCGACGCCGTTGTCGTCGCCCAGACGACAGCTGCCTACTTCATCAAGAAGAATAACGCGCCCTTCCGCATCATCGACGTCGGCTATCCGGACATCCCCAGCGGTGTCGGCATGCGCAAGGATGACACGGAACTGAAGGCCCGGATCGACAAGGTACTGGAAGATATGCACAACGACGGTACGTCGAAGAAGATTTCTGAAAAATGGTTTGGCATCGACGTCACGATGTAA
- a CDS encoding phosphodiester glycosidase family protein: MRKHVKEIGKFFVFVAIFFALTSPFVVLFGPFDNLKRTVVGAILKSRHPQYITWLFSQEEIDKILGGISSTPKQELFKFKARTDSTLTLKNIDSSRFKGFLLEIPDPHRVQVATAENMDEKGDTTSGIAERVGAVAAINAGGFYDANGTGTGRQPYGFILHDGKYLLGQDASDEEENEFVGFTKDGNLIVGNYSKAELKEKDVVEGISFGPALIVNGEKMITRGDGGWGVGPRTAIGQRKDGTVLFLVIDGRQPGYSVGATLRDIQNIMYEEGAVIAANLDGGSSSTLYYNGKVINKPADLLGERMIPTAFVVK; the protein is encoded by the coding sequence ATGAGGAAACACGTAAAAGAAATCGGTAAGTTTTTTGTCTTTGTCGCCATTTTCTTCGCCTTGACATCGCCTTTTGTCGTCCTCTTCGGACCGTTCGACAATCTGAAGCGCACCGTCGTCGGGGCCATCCTCAAGAGCCGTCATCCCCAGTACATTACCTGGCTCTTTTCGCAGGAAGAAATCGACAAGATCCTGGGCGGCATCAGCTCGACGCCGAAACAGGAATTGTTTAAATTCAAAGCCCGTACCGATTCGACATTGACTTTGAAGAATATCGATTCCAGCCGTTTCAAGGGATTCCTGCTGGAAATCCCGGATCCGCACCGCGTACAGGTCGCGACGGCTGAGAACATGGATGAAAAGGGCGATACGACCAGCGGCATCGCCGAACGTGTCGGCGCCGTAGCTGCCATCAATGCCGGCGGCTTCTACGATGCCAACGGGACCGGCACGGGCCGTCAGCCCTATGGCTTCATCCTCCACGATGGCAAATATCTCCTCGGCCAGGATGCGTCCGACGAGGAAGAAAATGAATTTGTCGGCTTCACCAAGGATGGCAACCTCATTGTCGGCAATTACTCCAAGGCCGAATTGAAAGAAAAAGACGTTGTCGAAGGCATTTCCTTCGGGCCGGCCCTCATCGTCAACGGTGAAAAGATGATTACCCGCGGCGACGGCGGCTGGGGCGTCGGTCCCCGCACGGCCATCGGCCAGCGCAAGGACGGGACGGTCCTGTTCCTGGTCATCGACGGCCGCCAGCCCGGCTATTCTGTCGGGGCGACACTGCGTGACATACAGAACATCATGTATGAAGAAGGCGCGGTCATCGCGGCCAACCTGGACGGTGGTTCCAGCTCGACCTTGTATTATAACGGCAAAGTCATCAACAAACCGGCGGACCTCTTAGGTGAACGCATGATTCCGACGGCGTTCGTCGTCAAGTAG
- a CDS encoding polysaccharide deacetylase family protein, giving the protein MRIWKLACLAVLCCFMLVGCTPTQSGDTAKAEKPQPAQVEMAVPKQGIPVLMYHMIGDVPDNDAVLLESHFREQMKFLKDNDFHPITMDQLYDYMVHDKPVPVRPVVLTFDDGYPDTYSIVMPVLKEYGFAGTVFVPTYDTDQATRLNWQQVKEMKAAGLTIASHSHHHERATDMTGSTFADEIKKSQAELKEQLGITNEYFCYPYGGYTKSAGDALKAAGIKLAFTMDPGWAKYGDNPYAVKRIWIGNAVDIENFKQRVTTPHYEER; this is encoded by the coding sequence TTGCGTATATGGAAACTGGCCTGTCTGGCCGTTCTTTGCTGCTTCATGCTGGTTGGCTGTACGCCGACGCAGAGCGGCGATACGGCCAAGGCGGAAAAGCCGCAGCCGGCGCAGGTAGAAATGGCCGTGCCCAAACAGGGCATCCCGGTCCTGATGTACCACATGATCGGCGATGTGCCGGACAACGACGCGGTCCTCTTGGAATCGCACTTCCGGGAACAGATGAAGTTCTTGAAGGACAATGATTTCCATCCCATCACCATGGATCAGCTCTACGACTATATGGTCCACGACAAGCCCGTACCGGTCCGGCCGGTCGTCCTTACCTTTGACGACGGCTATCCCGATACGTACAGCATCGTCATGCCCGTTTTGAAGGAATACGGCTTTGCCGGGACGGTCTTCGTGCCGACCTATGATACGGACCAGGCGACGCGCCTGAACTGGCAGCAGGTCAAAGAAATGAAGGCTGCCGGCCTGACCATCGCGTCCCACAGTCATCATCATGAACGGGCGACGGACATGACGGGCAGTACCTTTGCCGATGAAATCAAGAAGAGCCAGGCTGAACTCAAGGAACAGCTGGGCATTACCAACGAATATTTCTGCTATCCCTATGGCGGCTATACGAAGAGCGCCGGCGACGCGTTGAAGGCAGCCGGCATCAAACTGGCCTTCACCATGGATCCAGGCTGGGCCAAATACGGGGACAACCCCTATGCAGTCAAGCGCATCTGGATCGGCAATGCCGTCGACATAGAAAACTTCAAGCAGCGCGTCACGACACCGCACTATGAAGAACGCTAA
- a CDS encoding C-terminal binding protein produces MYHISVLTGRQDEDDFGERLRDVARVEYCPPGDEEEMADRLEDADIIVCKSEPITASLLKELDDLKLIVVLSTRSDNVDLEAARERGVMVINNTSYCVDDIADHTCAMILALIRQLPEYQSDIRTNSRWEYGSVSWPIHRVSSNLIGLVGFGHVGRAVAARLQAFGCKIQAYDPFVSEKVMMERSVRPVDFDKLLQTSDVVSLHMPLNETTRYIFQDEQFEEMKEGAMFVNCCRGGLADEAALYHAVDDGHIRSAALDVLSMEHPSPMLLKMIARPEFLLTPNVCFHSVEADKAVRDDAERYIRLFLAGHYDELPVVTRRDSEES; encoded by the coding sequence ATGTATCACATAAGTGTTTTGACAGGACGTCAGGATGAAGATGATTTTGGAGAGAGACTGCGCGATGTAGCGCGCGTTGAATATTGTCCTCCCGGAGATGAAGAAGAAATGGCCGACAGGCTCGAAGATGCGGACATCATCGTCTGCAAGTCCGAACCGATTACGGCTTCCCTTCTGAAAGAATTGGATGATCTGAAATTGATCGTCGTTTTATCGACGCGGTCGGATAATGTCGATTTGGAGGCTGCCCGGGAAAGGGGCGTCATGGTCATCAACAATACGTCGTACTGTGTCGACGACATCGCAGACCATACGTGTGCCATGATCCTGGCCCTCATCCGCCAGCTGCCGGAATACCAGAGCGATATCCGCACCAACAGCCGTTGGGAATACGGGTCCGTTTCCTGGCCCATTCACCGTGTCAGCAGCAATCTCATCGGCCTCGTCGGATTTGGCCATGTCGGCCGCGCCGTCGCCGCCCGTCTCCAGGCTTTTGGATGCAAGATCCAGGCTTATGATCCGTTTGTCAGTGAAAAGGTCATGATGGAACGCAGTGTCCGTCCCGTCGATTTTGACAAGCTTCTTCAGACCAGCGACGTCGTATCACTTCACATGCCGCTCAACGAAACGACACGTTACATCTTCCAGGACGAACAGTTCGAGGAAATGAAAGAAGGGGCCATGTTCGTCAATTGCTGCCGCGGCGGCCTGGCGGATGAAGCGGCCCTTTATCATGCTGTCGACGACGGCCACATCCGCAGTGCCGCTCTCGACGTATTATCTATGGAACATCCGAGCCCGATGCTGCTCAAGATGATCGCCCGGCCGGAATTCCTGCTCACGCCCAATGTCTGCTTCCATTCCGTAGAAGCCGACAAGGCCGTCCGTGATGATGCCGAACGGTATATCCGTTTGTTCCTGGCCGGCCATTACGACGAGCTGCCCGTTGTGACCCGGCGGGACAGCGAAGAATCTTAA
- a CDS encoding tyrosine-type recombinase/integrase produces MVELKNSKGTRYSYRERFTDPVTGKKIPLSVTMNSKSRHAQRVARQLLQEKYDKRLAAVGAAQKHKKNLLFTAVCDEWQEAIAPTVKIETRHSQDCYCKRIKRGVPDELLFADFTPAMAEKLVSNMYYKEMLSYSYSVTTLVTIKRIMRYAKKAGYIDDVSDFEELTLKRRPATPQELEKRTNKFLNEDERQECFRQLRKMSPRLALAMEFITLTGLRCGELLALRWQDVDINKRQANINGTLLKSARNGEDIQRGTPKNIYSYRTIDLNSRSIAILKWFQVDNKRMELWRPRTNCISRTYKDRGYIFTTRTGAPYNIQFINTKLRQVVIPGKKISTHIFRHTHISMLAEMNVPLKAIMQRVGHNDPNTTLQIYTHVTNAMREDLQKKLEMIQ; encoded by the coding sequence ATGGTTGAATTAAAAAATAGTAAAGGTACAAGATACTCATACCGGGAACGGTTTACGGATCCGGTGACAGGGAAGAAGATTCCCCTGTCCGTTACGATGAACAGCAAATCAAGGCACGCTCAACGAGTGGCCCGGCAACTGTTGCAAGAAAAGTATGATAAGCGTTTAGCTGCTGTGGGGGCGGCTCAAAAGCATAAAAAGAACCTTCTTTTTACGGCTGTTTGTGATGAATGGCAAGAAGCGATTGCGCCAACGGTCAAGATTGAAACACGCCATTCGCAAGACTGCTATTGCAAGCGTATCAAACGGGGCGTACCCGATGAATTATTGTTTGCTGATTTTACCCCGGCCATGGCCGAAAAACTTGTTTCCAATATGTATTATAAAGAAATGCTGTCTTACTCCTATTCCGTGACGACATTAGTCACCATCAAGCGAATTATGCGGTATGCGAAAAAGGCAGGCTACATCGATGATGTATCTGATTTTGAAGAGCTTACTTTAAAACGCCGCCCCGCGACGCCGCAAGAATTGGAGAAAAGAACCAATAAATTCTTGAATGAAGATGAAAGGCAGGAATGTTTCAGACAGCTTCGCAAAATGTCCCCGCGGCTGGCCCTGGCAATGGAATTTATCACCTTGACGGGCCTTCGCTGCGGCGAATTACTGGCCCTGCGCTGGCAGGACGTCGATATAAATAAAAGACAGGCCAATATTAATGGCACGCTTTTAAAGTCGGCCAGGAATGGGGAAGACATACAGCGCGGCACGCCAAAAAACATTTATTCTTATCGGACAATTGACTTGAACAGCCGGTCCATTGCTATTTTAAAATGGTTCCAGGTTGATAATAAGCGCATGGAATTGTGGAGGCCACGCACGAATTGCATTAGCCGTACATACAAGGATAGAGGCTATATCTTCACGACCAGGACGGGCGCGCCCTATAATATTCAGTTCATCAATACCAAGCTTCGTCAAGTGGTGATTCCAGGCAAAAAAATAAGCACGCACATTTTCCGGCATACCCACATCAGTATGCTGGCAGAAATGAACGTGCCCTTGAAAGCCATCATGCAGCGCGTCGGCCATAATGATCCGAATACGACGCTACAAATTTATACACATGTCACTAATGCCATGCGTGAAGATCTGCAGAAGAAGCTAGAGATGATTCAATAA